The genomic region ATCCCTACTTGCCCACATAATTGTATCTGCCTCTTTATATAATCCAATGGTTGGAATTCCTAAATTGCTAGCGATATGAATATTACCTGTGCTGGGAGATATGACGCACTCCATTTTTTGTGTAAGCGCTACAAGATTGAATAAATTATCATTATTTTCAAAAATATATAAGCCTTTATGATCTAATATGCCCCCCCCCCATACACGACACGCATTTAAAAAATCTAACTTGGTTTTATAATAAACAGGCACAACTACATTTATAGCAGGTAGTGAAAGTATCAAAGAAACAAGATAAATATAATATCTTATTGGGAGATTAAAAGGGCTACTTACGCCAAAAGGCACAACCATAACAAATCTTTTTTGCTCTTTTCCTAAAAATGAATCTATACACTCTTTATACACCAAATCCACACAAAGCCTAGTTGGCATAAAGTTAAGATTCTTATTAGATTTGCTTGGATTTATGGACTTTACCATATCAAGTAATAATGATTCTAAGGAGATAGATTTATTTTTCCAGAATCCTAAATGAGCATAAAAGTTTAAAACGCGAATGCAAAAAATTCATAAAGAAATAACCAATCGCGCACAACACAAAACTATTAAAACAATCTCGTTAGAAAACCACTTGCCAAAAGCCACTAAAGGCTTCATATCGCTTTATTTTTTTCTCTTTATTTTTATTCGATCTTTAAGTAACCCTTGAAATCCTTGCCTACAAGCCCTACAAGATTTTTAATAATTTTTTGTTGATATTTGTCATAATCCCCAAGTTCAGCACCCACATATCCGGACCACACCTCTTGAATTTTTTTACCTCTATCATCATAACAAATAATGCTCACTGCAATTTTTTTTATTGCTATTGGAATGGTGTATATATTTGTGTATGCCGTGCTTGTGTTATATGTTGTATAGCCTCCAGTGTATTGAGAATAAGAAGTGCCTAAAGAAAAAGTAAGATAACAATTTGTTGATTTGGCTTCTAAATTAAACCCATTAATTTGAAAACCATCTTCAACCATTATTTCAGCCAGTGATAGTGCAAACTTTTTATCTGCAATGCTTGATATTTCACCTGTGTAGATACTAAGTGGTTCTTGCTTATTAAAGGTAATTTGAGGGTCTGTTTGCGTGGAATAATAAACTTTAGTAGAACAGCCATTCATGAATAGACAAGAGAGTAATATGCCTATGACAATCCAAAGTCTTTTGGCGGAATCCAACATCATTTCCTCCCATCTTCTAGCGCTTTAGATTCTCCACTAGATTCTTTCAAGCAAACCAAAATTGTTATGAAATTCTCTAAAACATTCATAGCTATACTTTTTTCCACGATTTAAAACTTCGCCTTGCACATTAATGCGCAATTTTCACAATAAAATCAGGTGTGTAAAAACTTCCTTGATTAATCGTTTGGATTGTCATTTCTCCCCCCCCTCCTACTCTAATCTATTCATAACTCATTTGTGCGATAGAAACCTATGCCTTATCTCCGCATCGCAACTGCACATATCCGTTGCGCTTACTAAAAAAGATTTTACATATATTTTTTCCATTCTATGTCTCTCGTCGTTCTCAATTATTTAGTCTAAACTCTTTCTATACTCTTCTCGTATTTTGTCAAGAAAAATATAAGAATCTCCTCTCCGCACTTTCCAATACCTAAAGCCATTCAGTCGCTCTGCTTTTGTATTTTTTAATCGTGCGGAGAGGGTATGAATATCATAAATTTCCTCTTCGAATTCAAGCCTACCCGCGCTTGTAAGCTTTGCCTCAAAACTCGTATTGTTTAGATATACACTTTCTCCAACTTGCAAAAATCCTGCTACAATCATTTCAGTTAAACTAACCTTTAATGGTTTTTTGTCAAATTCTGCTTTGGCAATGGGACTATCCTCAAATGCAAGCAGCTCTAAACGCCGCTTGCCATACTGAATATATGTAGCATTTTGCTCAAGCATAATATAATTTCTACCAAGAATCTTTGCTGCTACTGCTGTAGTCATCGTGCCACCAAAAGGATCAAGCACAATATCGCCCATTTTAGAACTAATGGCAACGATTCGATAAAGAAGCGATTCGGGCTTTTGTGTATTGTGGAGCTTATTACCATTTGTATCTTTAAGTCTTTCATTTCCGCTGCAAACAGGGATTCTCCATACGCTACCAAGCTGTTTGCGCACCCCATTTTCAAAACCAATAATCTCACAATTTAGTTCTTTTGCCGTTTTGTAATTAAAAGCATATTTTGATTTTTTGTCTTTTGTCGCCCAAATCAATGTTTCGTGCGAATTATTCAGCCTTGTTCCGTGAAAATTAGGCGTAGGATTGCTCTTGTGCCAAATCACATCATTAATAAACCAAAAGCCAAGCTCTTGCATTGCCCCACCAATACTATAAACACATTGCATCGAGCCAATTACCCAAATGCTACCATTGGGCTTAAGAATTCTCTTGCATTCTTTGAGCCAACTTCTAGTGAAATTTACATAATCTGCATTATCTAAAAAAGCATTATCCCACACATCATCACAACCACTAAACTTGCTCCCCTCTGGTCTTCGCAAGCTCCCCTCAACACGCATATAATAGGGCGGGTCAGCAAAAATGAGGTCAATGCTACAATCCGGGATTGTTTGCAGTAATTCAAGACTATTGCCCTGTAAGATTTGATTAATCGGCAATTGATTTTGCATTGTATAACTCCCTTAGATTGTGCTGCATTGGGAAAAGTTCTTTTCTTAATTCTATATAATCTGGCATATCAGAGAGTAATTTTTTAATCAAATTGGGATAATCATTTTTTACTCTTAATAGTGCTATTCTTATTCCATCGCTTGTATCAAAATCGGGTACATTCAATATTTCCTGACTTCTTTCTTGTTTATGTTTTTGTAGATGTGAAATAATCTCATTCCAAATATCCATTCTTTTAAAAATATTCTCAAACAATTCTTTACCATAAAAAATACAAATTTCTACTTGCTCATCTGTATTGTGTTCTATTTGTTCTAAATAATATTTTCTGTTTTTCTTTAGACTATCACCACTAAACCACATAGAAGCAATAATTTTATAATTTGGATATGGATATTGTTTTTTCAACACTTTTATTTTCTTGATTAAATTTGTATATTGCCCACGTTTTTTAGTGCTATCATGGTCGTCTCTTATTTTCTGCTCTATTAAATAAATAATGTCATTTTTTTGGAAAATCTGGTCGGCAGATAATCTATTATTGCTTTCATCAACTCCTATATTTTTATCTAAAATTGAATAGCCCATACCTCTAATGTATTCTGTTAAGATTTCTTCCATAAAATCCCCGAATTTAATTTCGCAACTTTGTGTAACATTCTGTATGAGCTTCGTTTTTGCATTGGTGATTCTAAAAATCCCTATATATATCGTTTTGGATTTTGAATAACATTAAGCAATATCTCATAATTCAGGTCTTTACCAAAAACTCTATAGTTGAGTCTGCTTTTAAAATCTTGATATGTCATGTTTTGTCTTTCTTGCAAATTATATCATCGCTATTCGCAACAACTAACTCTCTCATAGTATTATAACTCTAACAATCTTTGATTTAGTATGACATTCATTTATGCTCCTTTTTATCCCTAAAAATCCATTATTTTTACCTCCTCCCATCTTCTAGCACCTTGCATTCTCCATTTTTGCTTATTTCAAGCACGACATAAGGTAAGCCTTGCTTATTTAGCTCGCACATAAAGGGGTCGGGGTCATTTTGCTCCATATTCCACACGCCTGCGCCTTGAAATTCAGCTTGTAGCGATAAATCGGAGGGCTTGTCGCTCATTTGTGCGATAGACGCTTGTGTCTTATCTCCGCACTCGCAACTGCGTAGCTCCGATTTCTCATCTACAATCTTAGAATTTCTATCGCTAGTTACTACTTTCACATCGCATTCATTATCATTACTTGCCTGTTTTTGCAACTCTAGCGCATTATCTATCCCTTGATACTCCCCACCTTTTGGCATATCCTTATTAAGCTCCAAACGCTCGGTATTATAGGATTCTAAGATTCTGGTATCTTGTGTGAGATTTGAACCCACACCCCATTTGCCCTCTACAATAAGCTTTGCCCCAATCATCGCAGGCACACCTGTCGTATAGCTTACACCTTGCGCATTGACTTCTTTAAAGCATTCCTCATGCGCACAAATGTTGTAGATATAAATTGTGCGCTCCTTGCCGTCTTTTATCCCACGTATGTAGCAACCAATGTGCGTTTGCCCTTTTGTGCGTGAAGCTAGACTTGCTGGGTCTGGTAAAAGTGTTTTTAGCACTTCAATAGGCACGATTTTGCCACCCTTATGGCTCACTTCATCAATGCGCAAAAAACCGATATTCTCTAAAACTTTCATATGTGTAAGATAAGATTCTCCAAAGGTCATAAAAAAGCGGATTTTGCGTAAGCCTTTGATATTCCGCACTAGAGATTCCAACTCTTCATGGTAGAGTAAATAGCTATTTTTCACGCCCACCTCTGGGTAATCCCACTCTTTCATCAAAGCCAAAGGCGCAATATCGCGCCACTGCCCACCCGCATACGATTGATTACTTAAACTTTGTGTATTAGATTCTAATTTGAAGTGTTTCTCTTCTCGTTCAAACTTGCGATAGATAGTATCTTTTTGCAAGTCATCATTTAATGCGAGATTAGATTCTAAGCTTGTAGATTCTGCAATACTAGAATCTTTCACCCAATATCTAGCCTTTGAGCTCACTTCTCGCAGATTAATTTCAGGGTTAAAATTTGTCGCAAATGCATATCCATGGTCGCCTGCGTTGCAATCTAAAATATCAATAGAATAAATCGCATCAAAATAATGCTTTTGTGCATAGGCGCAAAATACATTTGTAACCCCCGGGTCAAAGCCACTGCCTAAAAGCGCGAAGATTCCAGCTTGTTTATAGCGCGTGTCATACGCCCATTGCTCCTTGTATTCAAAATGCGCAGAGTCCGGATGCTCGTAATTTGCAGTATCTAAATAATGTGTGCGTGTGCGCAAACACGCTTCCATAATAGTCAAATCTTGGTAGGGCAGGGCAACATTTACCACAAGCTTTGGGTGGTATTTTTCAATCAAAGCCACCACAGATTCCACACTATCTGCATTGACTTCATCTATTTCTATCTCGCCATAACCTTTAGCGCGGATAGAATCTGCTATATCTTTACATTTGTTTTTTGTGCGTGAGGCTAATATTATTTTTGAAAACACATCTTTATTCATCGCCATTTTATGCGCTACCACGCCCCCAACGCCACCTGCTCCAATTTGTAAAACTATCGCCATATTTGCTCCTTAGTTGCTTTAAGCTAGATTCTAAACAACAGATAAAGGGTGGATTCTATCGAAAATTTCTAAAAATGTGTAAAATCCTAAACTCTCGCTGAAATTACAAAAATACGCCGCGAGCGTTATTTTAAAGCTTTTATAATGAAAGAACATACCACGTGTATGAAATCAAACAAAAGGACATATAATGAGGCTTTTATTTCT from Helicobacter himalayensis harbors:
- a CDS encoding glycosyltransferase family 9 protein, with the protein product MPTRLCVDLVYKECIDSFLGKEQKRFVMVVPFGVSSPFNLPIRYYIYLVSLILSLPAINVVVPVYYKTKLDFLNACRVWGGGILDHKGLYIFENNDNLFNLVALTQKMECVISPSTGNIHIASNLGIPTIGLYKEADTIMWASRDKNYVILKYMLHQITHTQSQEVVELVFEKLKKPLKYNINT
- a CDS encoding DNA-methyltransferase, whose protein sequence is MQNQLPINQILQGNSLELLQTIPDCSIDLIFADPPYYMRVEGSLRRPEGSKFSGCDDVWDNAFLDNADYVNFTRSWLKECKRILKPNGSIWVIGSMQCVYSIGGAMQELGFWFINDVIWHKSNPTPNFHGTRLNNSHETLIWATKDKKSKYAFNYKTAKELNCEIIGFENGVRKQLGSVWRIPVCSGNERLKDTNGNKLHNTQKPESLLYRIVAISSKMGDIVLDPFGGTMTTAVAAKILGRNYIMLEQNATYIQYGKRRLELLAFEDSPIAKAEFDKKPLKVSLTEMIVAGFLQVGESVYLNNTSFEAKLTSAGRLEFEEEIYDIHTLSARLKNTKAERLNGFRYWKVRRGDSYIFLDKIREEYRKSLD
- a CDS encoding HpyAIV family type II restriction enzyme, whose amino-acid sequence is MYIGIFRITNAKTKLIQNVTQSCEIKFGDFMEEILTEYIRGMGYSILDKNIGVDESNNRLSADQIFQKNDIIYLIEQKIRDDHDSTKKRGQYTNLIKKIKVLKKQYPYPNYKIIASMWFSGDSLKKNRKYYLEQIEHNTDEQVEICIFYGKELFENIFKRMDIWNEIISHLQKHKQERSQEILNVPDFDTSDGIRIALLRVKNDYPNLIKKLLSDMPDYIELRKELFPMQHNLRELYNAKSIAD
- a CDS encoding saccharopine dehydrogenase family protein, producing the protein MAIVLQIGAGGVGGVVAHKMAMNKDVFSKIILASRTKNKCKDIADSIRAKGYGEIEIDEVNADSVESVVALIEKYHPKLVVNVALPYQDLTIMEACLRTRTHYLDTANYEHPDSAHFEYKEQWAYDTRYKQAGIFALLGSGFDPGVTNVFCAYAQKHYFDAIYSIDILDCNAGDHGYAFATNFNPEINLREVSSKARYWVKDSSIAESTSLESNLALNDDLQKDTIYRKFEREEKHFKLESNTQSLSNQSYAGGQWRDIAPLALMKEWDYPEVGVKNSYLLYHEELESLVRNIKGLRKIRFFMTFGESYLTHMKVLENIGFLRIDEVSHKGGKIVPIEVLKTLLPDPASLASRTKGQTHIGCYIRGIKDGKERTIYIYNICAHEECFKEVNAQGVSYTTGVPAMIGAKLIVEGKWGVGSNLTQDTRILESYNTERLELNKDMPKGGEYQGIDNALELQKQASNDNECDVKVVTSDRNSKIVDEKSELRSCECGDKTQASIAQMSDKPSDLSLQAEFQGAGVWNMEQNDPDPFMCELNKQGLPYVVLEISKNGECKVLEDGRR